One Ensifer adhaerens genomic region harbors:
- a CDS encoding GumC family protein, producing MPAVQYREARVAPRGYGIRDLVELFRRYRVIFFSLLGFALLATLLTAALLPRSYTAASAIVFDRNDVRPYEAQVELRKLERDRSVMETELDVIRSRVFVGVVVDALNLVNDPDFNTYLPETRSEHETFLQSFFANISEFIFGAPAESTQKERLISENVQRNRAISTLLNSYVVTRTGESLALTIRVVQSNPLKAATIADALAEQYLSWTAKKTEEATNNTVAYLRGEMANSATRIAGMERDIAAFARDSDLTFDPQDDVLRARMLQLNEQYVTLRVEEAGAVAKYNEAKQLVSSDGKELAGGALTSTQLDQLRGEEARLERTRAQLGAKFGKNHPLVLDATNELESVRTMIGNEAQRLVHELANNAKVATVRAEKFQTELSALQDKVQGRNLAEIRRRELARDLQSEQAIYDQIVLRLGALNPERGEYKPTARIASYAEVPTKPTFPNNTLVIVAGSIGAVLLAVVGVIISDSLESRLYLPRDAEQLLNRPNLASVPDMRKRLRNSSAFYHYMLNNPESPAATAMRTLCMAWLTIDHEAGGKVVMLCSPALGDGKTTVALGMATMAKVDGLRPIVIDLDMSAQSAPNIAGANTKDTAITAPLEGKVDIKSRIATSPAYPHLEFISVRPGLMNLDVLCAELRDSYDLIIVDAPAVEENEGVIWLASHVDSVILVCRSGVTTDRQLANVQQRLSLNHAVILGNVMNYCDRSE from the coding sequence ATGCCTGCGGTTCAGTATCGGGAGGCGCGTGTTGCGCCACGCGGATATGGCATCCGCGATCTGGTCGAGCTTTTCCGCCGGTATCGCGTGATCTTCTTCTCGCTGCTGGGGTTTGCGTTGCTTGCGACGCTGCTGACGGCCGCATTGCTGCCGCGCTCCTATACCGCAGCTTCGGCCATCGTCTTCGACCGCAACGACGTCCGCCCCTACGAGGCGCAGGTCGAGTTGCGCAAGCTCGAACGCGACCGGTCGGTGATGGAAACGGAGCTGGACGTGATCCGCTCGCGTGTCTTCGTGGGCGTCGTCGTCGATGCGCTCAACCTGGTCAACGATCCCGATTTCAACACTTACCTGCCTGAAACCCGCAGCGAGCACGAGACGTTCCTGCAGTCGTTCTTCGCCAACATCTCCGAGTTCATTTTCGGTGCGCCGGCAGAGAGCACGCAGAAGGAGCGGCTGATCTCGGAAAATGTGCAGCGCAACCGCGCCATCTCGACGCTGCTGAACTCCTATGTCGTCACCCGTACCGGGGAAAGCCTCGCGCTGACGATCCGCGTGGTGCAATCGAACCCCTTGAAGGCGGCCACGATCGCCGATGCACTCGCCGAGCAATATCTCTCCTGGACGGCGAAAAAGACCGAAGAGGCCACGAACAACACGGTTGCGTATCTGCGCGGCGAGATGGCCAACAGCGCGACCCGAATTGCCGGCATGGAGCGCGATATCGCCGCCTTTGCCCGCGACAGCGACCTGACCTTCGATCCGCAGGATGATGTTCTAAGAGCCCGCATGCTGCAGCTCAACGAGCAATATGTGACCTTGCGCGTCGAGGAAGCCGGCGCGGTTGCGAAATACAACGAGGCCAAGCAGTTGGTGTCTTCCGACGGGAAGGAATTGGCCGGCGGTGCGTTGACCTCGACGCAGCTTGACCAGTTGCGTGGTGAAGAGGCGCGGCTCGAGCGCACGCGTGCGCAGCTCGGCGCCAAGTTCGGCAAGAACCACCCGCTGGTCCTCGACGCCACGAACGAGCTTGAGTCCGTGCGCACCATGATCGGCAACGAGGCGCAGCGCCTCGTGCACGAGCTGGCAAACAACGCCAAGGTGGCAACGGTGCGCGCCGAAAAATTCCAGACGGAACTGAGCGCGCTGCAGGACAAGGTCCAGGGGCGCAACCTTGCCGAAATCCGTCGGCGTGAACTTGCCCGCGACCTTCAGTCGGAACAGGCGATCTACGACCAGATCGTGCTCAGGCTGGGTGCGCTCAATCCCGAAAGAGGCGAGTACAAGCCAACCGCACGGATCGCGTCCTATGCGGAAGTGCCGACGAAGCCGACGTTCCCGAACAACACGCTGGTGATCGTCGCCGGCAGCATCGGGGCCGTTCTGCTCGCGGTCGTCGGGGTGATCATTTCGGACTCGCTGGAGAGCAGGCTGTACCTGCCGCGCGACGCCGAGCAACTGCTCAACCGTCCGAACCTTGCCAGTGTCCCCGATATGCGCAAGCGCTTGCGGAATTCGTCGGCCTTTTATCACTACATGCTGAACAATCCGGAGTCACCGGCGGCGACCGCCATGCGCACGCTATGCATGGCCTGGCTCACGATCGACCATGAGGCGGGCGGCAAGGTGGTGATGTTGTGCTCGCCGGCGCTCGGAGACGGCAAGACCACAGTCGCGCTCGGCATGGCGACAATGGCAAAGGTCGACGGACTGCGCCCGATCGTCATCGACCTCGACATGTCTGCGCAGAGCGCGCCGAACATTGCCGGTGCCAACACCAAGGATACCGCGATCACGGCGCCGCTCGAAGGCAAGGTCGATATCAAGAGCCGGATCGCGACGTCGCCGGCCTATCCCCACCTTGAGTTCATTTCGGTGCGGCCGGGCCTGATGAACCTCGATGTCCTTTGTGCCGAACTGCGTGACAGCTACGATCTGATCATCGTCGACGCGCCGGCCGTTGAAGAAAACGAAGGCGTGATCTGGCTCGCGTCGCACGTCGATTCCGTCATTCTGGTCTGCCGCTCGGGCGTCACGACCGATCGCCAACTCGCCAATGTCCAGCAACGGCTTTCGCTGAACCATGCGGTTATTCTCGGCAACGTCATGAACTACTGCGACCGTTCGGAGTGA
- a CDS encoding sulfotransferase family protein: MQLSDIDFLIIGAAKSATTWLQQSLQQNPSVYMPDPELHFFSRNFEKGDGWYLGQFEPKPEQTIVGEKSNSYLDEPEAAARIKKALPRARLIAQLRNPVDRAYSDYCMLYRRGEVGTDITRYLDPRQAKGGRFLVGGLYCRQLEAYLDLFPAENLQVLLYEHMRQNPQAHLDAVRGFLQLSSPLYPVVNKVKDKTVPVVPPKLRRLLQPLKPIAAPFRSNPIVKGLRSMVARELDYVPLPTDLRNRLVEFYAPETERLGALLKQDLSGWLQAAADSARPAA, from the coding sequence ATGCAGCTCTCGGATATCGATTTCCTGATCATCGGCGCCGCCAAGAGCGCGACCACCTGGCTACAGCAATCACTGCAGCAGAACCCGTCCGTCTACATGCCGGATCCCGAGCTCCACTTCTTCAGCCGCAACTTCGAAAAGGGTGACGGCTGGTATCTGGGACAATTCGAGCCCAAACCTGAACAGACCATCGTCGGCGAGAAATCCAACTCCTACCTCGACGAGCCGGAAGCAGCTGCCCGCATCAAGAAGGCGCTGCCGCGCGCACGGCTGATCGCGCAGCTGCGCAATCCCGTCGACCGCGCCTATTCCGACTACTGCATGCTCTATCGCCGCGGGGAAGTTGGCACCGACATCACCCGGTATCTCGATCCGCGCCAGGCAAAGGGCGGACGTTTCCTGGTCGGCGGTCTCTATTGCCGCCAGCTCGAAGCCTATCTCGATCTGTTTCCAGCAGAAAACCTGCAGGTTCTCCTCTATGAGCATATGCGCCAGAACCCGCAGGCGCATCTCGACGCGGTCAGAGGCTTTCTGCAGCTGTCGTCGCCGCTTTATCCGGTCGTCAACAAAGTCAAGGACAAGACGGTGCCTGTCGTGCCGCCGAAGCTGCGCCGACTTCTTCAGCCGCTAAAGCCGATCGCGGCACCGTTCCGCAGCAACCCCATCGTGAAGGGCCTGCGCTCGATGGTCGCCCGCGAACTCGACTATGTGCCGCTTCCGACGGATCTGCGCAACCGGCTGGTCGAATTCTACGCGCCGGAAACCGAAAGGCTCGGCGCGCTTCTGAAGCAGGACCTTTCAGGCTGGCTGCAGGCGGCCGCCGATAGCGCGCGACCAGCGGCCTGA
- a CDS encoding lipopolysaccharide biosynthesis protein, translating to MTLLESLLKKIRKYRLAWQAETDLHGRLKNIAHLLTGNFASAFIGLAGFALTARALGPADYGLLALSFAYTRGIERFVSFRSWQPLIKYGARAQQAGETDDLKALFKFGLMIDLATALVGWGLAVLIVLVAGPLFGISEQMSRFVLIYCAVLPFQVTGMPTAVMRLYGRFTILAYGQVAASLLRALLCLAGVYLGWGLFEFMLLWMASQIGSSLNRMFWAIRELYKQGLHDVMWAPLRDIRDRFPGFWSFSLSSNLALIIQACAFEFDTLLVGYLADPGSAGLYHIAKRVAKIAQQAGEQVQAVLYPDLSRVWATEGISEFRKTVRQTTLLLFAFGVCGLIVANLTIEWVLRVTAGAGFEAAAPLVEVQFLAVVVFLCGRTLYSALLAMGNEKTLLKSAVSGGLLFCGTATLLIPAIGAVGASVAHILMSTLWFVQMSLAYRRGLATKL from the coding sequence GCTCAAGAACATTGCGCACCTGCTGACCGGCAACTTCGCCAGCGCGTTCATCGGACTGGCGGGTTTTGCCTTGACCGCGCGAGCGCTCGGGCCTGCCGACTATGGCCTATTGGCGCTGTCGTTCGCCTACACACGTGGTATCGAGCGGTTTGTCAGCTTCCGTTCGTGGCAGCCGCTCATTAAATACGGGGCAAGGGCCCAGCAAGCAGGAGAGACCGACGATCTCAAGGCATTGTTCAAGTTCGGCCTAATGATCGATCTCGCCACCGCATTGGTCGGATGGGGCTTGGCGGTGCTAATCGTCCTCGTTGCCGGACCGCTTTTCGGCATTTCCGAACAGATGAGCCGTTTCGTGCTCATCTACTGTGCAGTCCTGCCCTTTCAGGTGACGGGCATGCCAACGGCAGTCATGCGCCTTTACGGCCGGTTCACGATCCTCGCTTATGGGCAGGTGGCCGCGAGCCTCCTTAGAGCACTGTTGTGTCTCGCTGGCGTTTATCTCGGCTGGGGGCTGTTCGAGTTTATGCTACTTTGGATGGCATCACAAATCGGCAGCAGCCTGAACAGGATGTTTTGGGCTATTCGAGAGCTGTACAAGCAGGGCCTGCATGACGTTATGTGGGCTCCTCTTCGTGACATCAGGGACCGTTTTCCCGGATTTTGGAGCTTTTCGCTGTCGTCCAATTTGGCGCTCATCATTCAGGCCTGCGCCTTCGAGTTCGATACGCTGCTCGTCGGCTATCTCGCCGATCCAGGCTCGGCCGGCCTTTATCATATCGCCAAGCGAGTGGCCAAGATCGCCCAGCAGGCTGGCGAACAGGTTCAGGCGGTGCTCTACCCGGATCTTTCGCGCGTGTGGGCCACGGAAGGGATCTCCGAATTCCGCAAGACCGTGCGCCAGACCACTTTGCTGCTGTTTGCGTTCGGCGTGTGCGGCCTGATCGTTGCGAACCTGACCATCGAATGGGTTCTACGCGTGACGGCAGGGGCCGGTTTCGAAGCTGCCGCCCCACTAGTCGAGGTGCAGTTCCTCGCCGTCGTCGTCTTCCTGTGCGGCCGAACCCTTTACTCGGCGTTGCTCGCCATGGGAAACGAGAAGACCCTACTCAAGAGCGCTGTTTCCGGCGGTCTTCTTTTCTGTGGCACGGCCACACTTCTCATTCCAGCTATCGGAGCGGTAGGCGCCAGTGTGGCTCACATTTTGATGTCTACTCTCTGGTTTGTACAGATGTCGCTGGCCTACCGCCGGGGACTTGCCACCAAACTGTGA
- a CDS encoding pectate lyase family protein gives MPIEIVMPRTSPRAPRSAGHFGSRSFQQQTRRAKAFQHGARTLALLSAFLGVAASATEPQMVAFPGAEGHGKMAQGGRGGRIIQVTSLEDSGPGTLRECIEATGARNCVFRVSGIIQLKSSLVIGEDNNSVSILGQTAPGGGILLTIDQTNDELRHTPLVAKQTHDVIVRHLRIRPRLPNSVKNVHAAVIENSQRVYFDHTSMSWATDENVSTYSNTTDITIANSIFAEGLNKHSKCTLLGADPRVPQNITFWRNACISNNDRNPDNNHYGKSCIEIVNNVFFNARSEWGEVFSQYPGGTPISYVGNYFKAGPSTVEKTYAIKWQNVESAGQPQIYESGNELWAPPSKSLQLLSPGTDQFVVNRPPCPLAVDTLLAAGEAYEEVRGQSGAFPRDDLDVAWIKDMGAQGERGAGRMVVAPGEIPAIKEADAYADEDGDGMADSVEEKFGGVVGVNDAWEPASTGGGTRFDQFMEWLSQERIAGRYPN, from the coding sequence ATGCCGATTGAGATTGTCATGCCGCGCACATCACCACGTGCGCCGCGGTCGGCCGGCCATTTCGGTTCTCGGTCTTTCCAGCAACAGACTCGACGCGCAAAGGCTTTTCAGCATGGTGCGCGCACGCTTGCCCTGCTTTCTGCCTTCTTGGGTGTTGCGGCTTCGGCCACCGAGCCGCAGATGGTGGCGTTTCCCGGTGCCGAAGGGCACGGCAAGATGGCGCAGGGCGGCCGCGGCGGCCGCATCATCCAGGTGACGAGCCTTGAGGATTCCGGCCCGGGCACGCTGCGCGAATGCATCGAGGCGACTGGGGCACGAAATTGCGTGTTTCGCGTTTCCGGCATCATCCAGCTCAAATCCTCGCTAGTGATCGGCGAGGATAACAACTCGGTCTCGATCCTCGGGCAGACGGCGCCGGGTGGCGGCATTTTGCTGACCATCGACCAGACGAATGACGAACTGAGGCATACCCCGCTTGTTGCCAAGCAGACGCACGACGTGATCGTCCGGCATCTGCGCATTCGGCCGCGGCTGCCGAACTCCGTCAAGAACGTCCATGCGGCGGTGATCGAAAACAGCCAGCGCGTCTATTTCGACCATACGTCGATGTCCTGGGCGACCGACGAGAACGTCAGCACCTATTCCAACACGACCGACATCACCATCGCGAATTCGATCTTTGCCGAGGGGCTGAACAAGCACAGCAAGTGCACCCTTCTCGGCGCCGATCCCAGAGTCCCGCAGAACATCACCTTCTGGCGGAACGCCTGCATTTCCAACAATGACCGGAATCCCGACAACAACCACTACGGAAAATCCTGCATCGAGATTGTCAACAACGTGTTCTTCAATGCACGTTCCGAGTGGGGCGAGGTGTTCTCGCAGTATCCGGGCGGCACGCCGATTTCCTATGTCGGCAACTACTTCAAGGCGGGTCCGAGCACGGTCGAGAAAACCTACGCAATAAAGTGGCAGAATGTCGAAAGCGCCGGCCAGCCGCAGATCTACGAGAGCGGCAACGAGTTGTGGGCGCCGCCATCCAAGTCGCTTCAATTGCTTTCGCCAGGAACAGACCAATTCGTGGTGAACCGCCCGCCTTGCCCCTTGGCGGTTGATACGCTCCTTGCAGCCGGTGAGGCATATGAAGAGGTTCGCGGCCAGTCCGGTGCGTTTCCCCGCGACGATCTCGATGTCGCCTGGATCAAGGATATGGGTGCACAAGGCGAGAGGGGAGCAGGGCGCATGGTGGTTGCGCCCGGCGAGATCCCCGCGATTAAAGAGGCAGATGCCTATGCCGACGAGGACGGCGATGGCATGGCCGATAGCGTGGAGGAAAAATTCGGCGGCGTCGTCGGTGTGAATGACGCCTGGGAGCCTGCCTCGACCGGTGGGGGCACGCGCTTCGATCAGTTCATGGAATGGTTGTCGCAGGAGCGGATTGCGGGTCGCTACCCGAACTAG
- a CDS encoding glycosyltransferase family 4 protein, giving the protein MSQKAITVGFPFSGDDIGGSHISALNLISSFDRDRITPIVFVHHPRKALSRYLDENKIDYVTIEDIDILSPQRDRRFATQSFSALRYPISMVKIIKLLRRHKIDIVHTNDGAIHTTWALPTYLAGAKLLWHHRGDPRARAVNMLAPLLAKHVVTVSRFAQPAKPLLPLEGRISVLHSPFRHPDQVPDREESRLALVRELGLPEETRFVGYFGLLNERKRPLRFVEAVHAFHRSNPDFPIAGLLFGAPEQAGPRLDLETAERARALGIADKIHLMGFRHPVAPYMCAVDILLVPAMSEPFGRTLIEAMMYGTPVVATNHGGNPEAIENDVTGFLVEPENPEAFVAPMERLLKDRNEWQRISETARTSTLAAYGIKPHVDGIVSIYQRILGKRPSDIPARAAH; this is encoded by the coding sequence GTGTCTCAAAAAGCAATTACCGTCGGATTTCCATTTTCGGGTGATGACATCGGGGGGAGCCATATTTCCGCGCTCAACCTCATATCGTCGTTTGACAGGGACCGGATAACCCCCATCGTCTTCGTGCATCATCCGCGTAAGGCGCTTTCCAGATATCTGGACGAAAACAAGATCGACTATGTCACGATCGAGGACATCGACATCCTCTCGCCGCAACGGGATCGTCGTTTCGCGACGCAATCATTCTCGGCGCTGCGCTATCCGATCTCGATGGTGAAGATCATCAAACTCCTGAGACGGCACAAGATCGACATCGTGCACACCAACGACGGCGCGATCCATACCACCTGGGCGCTTCCAACCTACTTGGCCGGCGCCAAACTTCTGTGGCACCACCGCGGCGACCCCCGCGCCCGGGCGGTCAACATGCTTGCGCCGCTTCTTGCCAAGCACGTGGTCACGGTTTCGCGATTTGCGCAGCCGGCAAAGCCGTTGCTCCCGCTTGAGGGGCGTATCTCGGTACTGCACAGCCCCTTCCGGCATCCGGATCAGGTCCCCGATCGGGAGGAAAGCAGGCTCGCGCTGGTGCGCGAACTCGGCCTGCCGGAGGAGACGCGGTTCGTCGGCTACTTCGGGCTTCTCAACGAGCGCAAGCGCCCTCTCCGTTTCGTCGAGGCGGTGCACGCCTTTCACCGCAGCAATCCGGATTTCCCGATAGCCGGCCTGCTTTTCGGCGCACCCGAACAGGCAGGGCCGCGGCTCGACCTTGAGACAGCAGAACGCGCGCGCGCGCTCGGGATCGCCGACAAGATCCACCTGATGGGATTTCGCCATCCTGTCGCGCCCTATATGTGCGCCGTCGACATTCTCCTCGTGCCGGCCATGAGCGAGCCGTTCGGCAGAACGCTCATCGAAGCCATGATGTACGGCACTCCGGTCGTCGCCACCAATCACGGCGGAAATCCGGAGGCGATCGAGAACGACGTGACCGGTTTTCTCGTCGAGCCGGAAAATCCAGAGGCTTTCGTCGCCCCGATGGAGCGCCTGCTGAAAGACCGCAACGAGTGGCAACGCATCAGCGAAACGGCGCGCACCTCGACGCTGGCCGCCTATGGCATCAAGCCCCATGTCGACGGCATCGTCAGCATCTATCAGCGAATTCTCGGAAAGCGGCCGTCCGACATCCCGGCGCGAGCCGCGCATTGA